The window TTTACGGAAACAAGCTTATCACAAGAGAACAGATGGAACTTGAAATTTTTGAATATATTGAAATATGGTACAATAAAAAAAGAAGGCACAGTACCCTGAATTATCAAACAATAGAAGAATTTAACAATCAAAATAAAATTTACAAAAATGTAGCTTAACTTATACTGGAAATTTTATTTGCATATCCACTCTGGATATACTAATTTAGCTTCCAGTTAGAGTTAAGCATAAAACCTTAATTTTAACGTATGAAACAAGGGCGAAAAATCTATGATCCGGCTTTTAAAAAACAAGCAGTTCAATTGAGCTATGAGCGATCTAATATTTCGGAACTGGCAAGAGAGCTGGGTATTGAAGTAACGATGCTTTACAAATGGAGAAAAGATTATCAGGAATTCGGAGAAAAGAGTTTTCCTGGGAAGGGTAATCTCAAACAAACTCCAGAGCAGGAAAAAATTCATGAATTAGAAAAAAGACTTAGAGATGCAGAGCTTGAGCGTGATATATTAAAAAAAGCAATCGCCATTTTTTCCAAGAGCGGTCGATGAAATACGAGTTCATTAAGAATCATGAATCTTTATTTCCGATTGAAAAAATGTGCAGTGTTTTAAAAGTAAGCTACAGTAGTTATTATAAATGGAAAGCAAGACCTCTTTCTAATAGAGAGAGACGAAAAAGAGAGATAAAAAAACAAATAACATCTATTTATTTTGCATCAAAGCAACGCTATGGAAGTCCCAGAATTACTGTAGAATTAGACTCATCAGGTTTTAAGACCTCCAGAATAACGGTTGCAAAATATATGAAAGAGCTTGGTTTAAGAAGTAAATTAAGCAGAAAATTTAGAGTAACAACAGATTCAAAACACAATTATTTGATTGCAGAGAACATCCTGAATAGAAACTTTTTGGTTGGCAGTCCATCCCAAGCTTGGGTCTCTGACATCACTTATCTCCAAACCAAAGATGGATTTTTATACCTGACAGCAATTATAGATTTGTTTGATCGAAAAGTAATTGGTTGGAGCTTAAGTACTGGGATGAGTACCACGGAGACAAGTTTAGCTGCCTGGAAAATGGCTGTCAAAAATAGAAAAGCGGACAGTAAATTAATTTTTCACTCAGACAGAGGTGTTCAGTATGCAAGTAAAAAATTCACAAATACTCTTGCTTTTTATGGAGTAAAAAGGAGTATGAGCAGAAAAGGGAATTGTTGGGATAACGCAGTGGCTGAAAGCTTCTTCAAGTCATTGAAAACAGAACTAATTTACGGAAACAAGCTTATCACAAGAGAACAGATGGAACTTGAAATTTTTGAATATATTGAAATATGGTACAATAAAAAAAGAAGGCACAGTACCCTGAATTATCAAACAATAGAAGAATTTAACAATCAAAATAAAATTTACAAAAATGTAGCTTAACTTATACTGGAAATTTTATTTGCATATCCATACCCTTGATATGTTTAACTTTTTCTCGTTCAATGCTGACCCCATTATTAAGACCTGTAATAGTGATAGGGCAAACTTATCCCAATTATATAGTATAATTGTAAAAAAAAGATATGAAATTGATTCAGAATCACATATGGACCTTTTAAGAGCTTTATTTTTTTCCTATCTTTATGAAACTCTTATTATTTATGATAAAGGGAATTATAAAAATAGAAATGGTTTATCAAAACTATCGGTCAGAGAAATGGATATTTATATGAAATTTAAAAATCTTATATCTCAAAAAATTCATTATCATAGAGATTTGGAATTCTATGCTAGCGAGCTTTGTGTCACCCCAAAGCATCTCATCAAGTTAATAAAGAACATTACTGGTCAGACACCCAAAAAGTTAATTGATTCTTCACTTTTATCAATATTAAAATATAAGTTAGAATATACAGCTTTGCCGGTATCATCACTTGCAGAAGAGTTAAATTTTAGCAGCACACCTGCTTTCTGTCGTTTTTTTAAAATGCAGACCGGAATGACCCCCCAACAATATAGAAATAGTCATTGATAAATTGTATAAACATATATATTAAGTTATTATTATTTATTTTTTAGATTTTACAGAGGCACCTGAATTTTTCTTCTAAAGAATTTTATCTCTAATTTTAAAAATCAGATTTAAGGTTATATGTATGACTTTAGATATAATATAATTGTAATTATTTTATTTTTAAATATGACATAGATTTTTTTGCATTTTTAGCAATGCTAAAAGTTAATTATGATAAATTTAATGTAAACATATTTTATTTTTTTTGATATATTTATTTTAATACTGCCTTTGACATCATTAATATCTGTTATATATCACATTGATTAATTGGCTTACATCAGCTTTATTATTTATAATAATTGCGCTAGTGATAAACTAAGCTGCAGCATTGTAAAAGAGGCCCAATAAAATGGCACTAACTATATGTAAAATCAATGCTTATAGGCTATCAAAGGAATTTTGAGACTTAGAAAGTATAGGTATCTTAAAACGAATGGTTCAAGATACTACTCTATTATGCAGGATTATAAAGTTACTGAATCTCGGTATTTTTTCAAAATTTATAGATGCTATGCTTGAATGGGGTTTACAAACCCTTTCCAACTTTTTTGAAGAAAAAAAGTATTAAATTTTACATAGATTTATCAATAATGTATTTGTATTAGAATAGTTTACCATGCAAATGCAAACATTACTATCATTTTTTCTCAAAAAAATAGATATATTATTACCATAATTTTTTAAAAATAGCACTTTATCTGTTCTTACTTACTTCATAATAAAAAAACCATACATTTTTATCATTTTTACGAATGTCTTATGTGAGATGTGAAATGAAATGTTTTTAGCTCATATCCAAAATATAAAATGAGTAAAAAAATTATTCATAAAATTTACCTTTTCTTTAATTCTAATCACCAGAAAGATAATATGGTAATAAATGGCGAATTACTAATAATTTATTGTCAGAGGCACACTCTATCTTTGTGCTGGAAAGTTATAATAATCATAGAGAATTAATCTCTCAGTTATATAATTATTGATTTAGAAAAAGTAAACACAAATATCAATATAAATTTAAACGTACAAAATGAAAAAATCATTAGGATTATTAGCTGTAATTTTCTACACATCTGTGTGCTCACAGGTTGGAATAAACACAGCAGTGCCTAACCCAAGCTCTATGCTGGATGTAGTTGGTACTAATAAGGGAGTTTTACTTCCCCGAATTTTAAACTTATCTAATGTTTCTCAACCAGCAACGGGTTTATTAGTGTATGATCTTAACAAAAAATGCTTAAGCCAAAACACAGGAACACCTAACACACCCAATTGGATATGTATAAGTGAAAACGTAGTGAGATTTTTCTACATGCCATCAATTAAAATTGATACTTCCCAGACGGGAACTGGAACACTTGATTTGTACAATCTCTATAAACTACAATTTTCTTCACCACTAGTTTACAGTACCGATGCTCCTTCGCGGATTCCATATTTCCATTCTGCTACAGATTTGTATTATTACATTACTGACTATGATACCTCTGTATTTTCAAATGTATCTATAAACGCAAACGGTATAATGTCATATAATGTGACAGCTGCAGCTACATCGTGTTCGTATATAAATATTGTCTTTACAGTTAAATAAGATTTCATGTGATGAAAAAAAATTTCTTTTATTTGATTTTTATTTGGAGTTTCTATCTAAATACCTTACAAATCTCTGCTCAAGCAATTGTTCAGTTACCAGGATTAGGTTGTGGAAGATTGTTGAACGTTAATACGTTTAGAGCGAATAAGGGTTCTGGAATTTGTGTAGCAAGGATTGGAAGAGAGGCCGAAAATCCGCAAAATATGGTAGATTTGAATATTAATTCATATGGAAGAATAAATTTAGGTACTGGTGCTGCAATAGGCTGCAGAATGTATCTAGCAGCGTACCGAGACGATGGAATAAAATTTCCTTCCCAAAAACCAATCTATCTAGATATTGAAGCACAGGGGTTTAATTTTAATGCAAGTTTTAACGGTGCAAATGTAGTATTCTATAAAGGGAACATGCTGGTTTCAAGACAATCGATTGGTGGAAAGCTTTTTTTTGATTTTGGTAATACTGTTGCACGTAAATTGGTGAAATTTATTCCCCCCTTACAATGGGATAGAATTGAAATTGAAACAAATGAGCTTGCAGGAATAGGATTTACTTTCTTAGAAATTAAAGTTTACAATATTTTATCTGAATTTTATTATCCTCAGAATATAACGTTCAATACAAATCCGACAGGAAAAACTGTTATTGAGGGAGATGATGCTTCTATGCAAGCCAATATTGATATTAAGGATGAGATACCGAAGAATATTTCTTTTAATTGGCAGGTTAATACTGGAACAGGATGGAATGATCTGACAGATAATGGATTTTATAGCGGAACAAATACTTTAAATCTACAAATAAACAATATTCCTGCAAGTTTTGATAATTATAAGTATAGATTAACAGCTAAAACTCAATTTGGAAACTGCTCATTCAACGGAAATTCAAACCAGGCTATTCTTAAGGTAAATTATGTAATGGCAGGACAAATAGGTTCGGATCAAACTCTTTGTAAAGGTAAAGATGACAACCCACTGCCTTTTACTCAATTAATGGCAGCTGTTGGTTCAGGTATTCTAAATTATCAATGGGAATCTTCACTAAATAATATATCTTTTGTTTCTATACTGGGGGCAACTAATCCGACGTTTGATCCGCCAGCAGGAATTACTCAAAGTACTTATTATCGAAGAAAGGTCACTTCAATACTTAACGGAACTTTAGAATCCAATTACAGTAATGTTTTAAAAGTTACAGTTCAAAAATGTCTTTTAGATTGCATAATATCTAATCGAATGGTTACTAATTTACTTATAAAATGATTTATGGATTGTATTTTTCAAAATATAAGTAAATTATTTAAAGAAACTTTAGATTATTCACTTTTTATAAGTGAAAATATTCAAATGTTGCAATACTAAATATGCACTTTTTAACGTACTGCTTTTGTACACTTTAATCTTCGTAAAACACTATGAATAAATAATTTATTACATTCTGTATCGGGAAATAAATATACTTTCTTTTGCTTTCCAATATTTTCTTTTATTTGATTTTCAATAATTTAAATGTTTTTGATTTTCTTAGGTAAGAGTTTGTTTGTATTGTGTTACCTACTGAGTACATCTTCGAAAAATACTTTATTATTTAAATAAGATCTGGGCTTTATAGGTCTGGATCTTCAAAAATGTTCATGCAGCTCGTATTGGAAGCAGTAATTAAGCCCCACTTGGTTTGAATATGCTGTGAAGGAAAAGAATGTATCAAACATTTCATTAGTTGAAGGGCTCAAAGCAATCATAATTTCTTTGTTTGATTATTTTATCGTCTTTGAATTCGTAAAATTGGGCAAAGTATGCCTTCATTTGCCCACCTGCCGGAATATTTCCGATTGGTACTGCGAGTGTTCCTGTCCAAAGTGCTTCGATAATTACGGTATTATCGAAAGAATATAATTTGATAATTTCAAATTCTTCTTTTAATAATACTTTCTTGCCTCTTTCCGATGCAAGTTTTAAATCATCTAAATTACTAATAGTCTTATTTTTTGTAAAGGTATTCGGGAATTCAATTTGTTCAATATCCTGATGATAAAACGGTATTAATTCTTCCGCAGAATTTCTGCTTTGCAGGGTTTTGATAAAATCTTCTGCAATTTGACTTAATTTTTTTTTCATGCTTTTTGTTTACATGTTGTTCTTAAATTTGTTATTTTGTGAATGAATAATAAAGATCATATTCATTACACTAAAATCTGAAATTATTTTAAAATTTTCCTGACTACAAATATCCTGCTCCATTTTTGGCTTCAGGCCGTACCCTTAAAAATAAAGTACGAAGACCTTTAAATGATCTTTTTATGTTGTTAATTAATCATTAAGGACATGTAATTGCGGCGGAGGTAAAACTACCAACATTATTTACTGTTACTCTAAAACAATTCCCATTTGGAGCTTTTAGGATGATGCCTGATCCTACTGTATCAATATATACATCTCCAGAGCTTACCTGAATTTTAGAGTTTGGATTAGAAGTTCCGATACCTATATTTCCTGCTGGAGTAATACGCATTTTCTCTAAACCTACAGCATTCGAACCAGTGGAGGTTAAAAAAGTAATAGGGGCAGGAGAATTAGTAGTCGTTGTTCCAAGTATTAATTGGGTGCTTGTATTGGCAGCCACTATTTGCGAAGCGTTATTAGTGTCTGAAAATATGAATAACTGATTCGTACCTCCATTTGATAAAGATATTGAAGATCTTGTACTTGTTCCAGAATCCTGAGATATTCCTAAGCTTGAAGTGTTATTGAATACTGTTCTTTGTACATTTGTAAAAGTAAGCGGAAAACCAGACTGCGATAATGTTCTGGTACCTGTTAATGTTCCATTCGTATTATAGATATTTGAAGCAGCTGCGGGAAGCCCTGATACATATCCCAAAACCCCGTTTGCATCGGCCACTACCGTTCTTGTAGCAGTAAAAGTCTGATCTTGCGCTGCCGAAGCATCACCACTCGAAGTCGTAAAAATGGCATTGGTTGCACCATTTAAAGGAAGTGTTCTTAGTCTTGTGATACCAGAATTGTCTAACCGCTCAGTGGGTGAAACAGTATTTACACCTACATTGCCTTCTCCTGTAATACGCATTTTCTCTGTACTTAATGCACCTCCTCCTGCACTGGTAACAAATATTAGCGGTGCAGATGTTGACGTTGCATGGGTGCCTATGTTAAAACCCGTTGAGTTATTAGTGGTATAAATCTGTGCATTATCATTATTAAACTGTTGGATAAATAAATTTGAATTATTACCCCCGTAAAAACTCATACTTGCTTGTCCTCCGGAATTCAGTAAATTATTTTGAGTCAAACGGCCATCTGAAACCCAGGCTGTTTTTTCATTAGTTCCTGTAAAATTCAGAGCTGATCCATTAAGTGTTAATGTACGGTTTCCTGTTAGAGAGCCATTAGTATTATAAATATTTACCGGAGAAGACGTTACTTTCTGCCAAAGCGATCCGTCAAAATAATAATATCCTATTGTATCTATATTTATCCTTTGTCCTGTAGCAGTCCCTCCAGAAATATCAGTAATGTATATCAAAGCTCCCTGTTGATTGGTAGCATATGCTGCCGTATTGGAAGTAAGTTCTGCACGTGTAAGCCTAGGTGCCTGCAATCCGATTAGCTGTGTATTGTCTGTAATTACACCACCGGAATTTCTCCTGGCACTTATGTCCATAGTCGTTTGTGGAGACTGGGTATTTATCCCAACTTGTGCGGAAACATTCGCAGCGGTTATGAATAATGCAATAAAATAAAATGTTGAGGTTTTCATTGTCTGTGTATTTATTAATTGAAAATTATATTCTAAAATTCGGTTAAGTTCATCAGGGGAAATTTTATATAAAAAAATTTTGGAAAGCACTCCTATATTTTAATGTGTTTTTCCAAATAGAATCAGTGATAAGATTACTAGAAAATTAAAACGGTTATTTGACAATAAATCAAAAATATATCCTCTTAATCATCCAATTTTTACTGTTTTCACCAATAGTT of the Chryseobacterium aureum genome contains:
- a CDS encoding IS3 family transposase (programmed frameshift) — translated: MKQGRKIYDPAFKKQAVQLSYERSNISELARELGIEVTMLYKWRKDYQEFGEKSFPGKGNLKQTPEQEKIHELEKRLRDAELERDILKKGNRHFFQERSMKYEFIKNHESLFPIEKMCSVLKVSYSSYYKWKARPLSNRERRKREIKKQITSIYFASKQRYGSPRITVELDSSGFKTSRITVAKYMKELGLRSKLSRKFRVTTDSKHNYLIAENILNRNFLVGSPSQAWVSDITYLQTKDGFLYLTAIIDLFDRKVIGWSLSTGMSTTETSLAAWKMAVKNRKADSKLIFHSDRGVQYASKKFTNTLAFYGVKRSMSRKGNCWDNAVAESFFKSLKTELIYGNKLITREQMELEIFEYIEIWYNKKRRHSTLNYQTIEEFNNQNKIYKNVA
- a CDS encoding nuclear transport factor 2 family protein, producing MKKKLSQIAEDFIKTLQSRNSAEELIPFYHQDIEQIEFPNTFTKNKTISNLDDLKLASERGKKVLLKEEFEIIKLYSFDNTVIIEALWTGTLAVPIGNIPAGGQMKAYFAQFYEFKDDKIIKQRNYDCFEPFN
- a CDS encoding helix-turn-helix domain-containing protein; this encodes MDLLRALFFSYLYETLIIYDKGNYKNRNGLSKLSVREMDIYMKFKNLISQKIHYHRDLEFYASELCVTPKHLIKLIKNITGQTPKKLIDSSLLSILKYKLEYTALPVSSLAEELNFSSTPAFCRFFKMQTGMTPQQYRNSH